A window of the Dickeya dianthicola NCPPB 453 genome harbors these coding sequences:
- a CDS encoding glycosyltransferase family protein: protein MKKIAIISSFSESCGNAYFTQILMDSMTDAGVQVECLSLNLLLTQSVNPEVRKKADKHIDDLCEKLKQFDGVNIQFEAGLYGTIPSDIIKRTLKLVSANPHTSVTLHSPRLVSDSASQREAIKQALKLRIKTAIRIYFTELRRNVSTRLNATIIKNLIKKRVNIIAHTLRAKEQIELFFNYDNVHVHPLKIVDESHETSPDLLKAIRVKYKFRENDKIIGMFGFVNEYKGHSLAIKTLSCMPKGYKLMIFGRQHPQTIKNNELVNHYISSLQHQIHCDKVSDRVFFMGEYDNEDFINLAGSVDYVWLPYVENGQDGSGIASICMDVSKQVLCSSSFAFDELFRLIPDYNNYSRFDIGNYFELATKTVRFIPTKPKQPPSEEKKYTLRSQAELYIKLSTE from the coding sequence ATGAAAAAAATAGCTATAATTTCCAGCTTCTCCGAAAGCTGTGGCAACGCTTATTTTACACAAATTTTAATGGACTCCATGACAGATGCTGGTGTTCAAGTTGAGTGTCTCAGCTTAAACCTGTTGTTAACTCAATCGGTTAACCCTGAGGTCAGAAAGAAAGCCGACAAGCACATCGATGATTTGTGTGAAAAACTCAAACAGTTTGACGGTGTGAATATTCAGTTTGAAGCCGGACTCTATGGCACTATCCCGTCCGATATCATCAAACGCACATTGAAGCTGGTGTCCGCCAACCCGCACACTAGTGTGACGCTGCATAGCCCAAGACTGGTTAGCGATAGCGCATCACAGCGAGAAGCTATTAAACAGGCTCTCAAACTGCGTATCAAAACAGCCATCAGGATATATTTCACCGAACTTAGACGTAATGTGTCGACCCGGCTGAATGCAACTATTATCAAGAACTTGATCAAGAAAAGAGTCAATATTATCGCTCATACCTTAAGAGCGAAGGAACAGATTGAATTATTCTTTAATTACGACAACGTTCATGTACATCCGTTGAAAATCGTGGATGAATCACATGAAACATCGCCGGACCTTCTGAAGGCGATTAGAGTAAAATATAAATTCCGTGAAAATGATAAAATCATCGGTATGTTCGGCTTTGTGAATGAATACAAAGGCCACTCACTGGCTATCAAGACGTTATCCTGCATGCCGAAAGGTTATAAATTAATGATCTTTGGCAGACAGCACCCTCAGACAATCAAGAATAACGAATTGGTTAACCATTACATTTCATCACTTCAACACCAGATTCATTGTGATAAAGTCTCGGACCGTGTCTTCTTCATGGGTGAATACGATAACGAAGATTTTATCAACCTTGCCGGATCGGTTGACTACGTCTGGCTGCCATATGTGGAAAACGGTCAGGATGGTTCAGGCATCGCATCTATTTGTATGGACGTATCCAAGCAAGTGCTGTGTTCTTCGTCATTTGCATTTGATGAATTATTCCGTCTAATTCCAGATTACAATAACTATTCACGGTTCGATATCGGTAACTATTTTGAACTGGCAACCAAAACAGTACGTTTTATTCCAACCAAGCCGAAACAACCACCATCCGAAGAGAAGAAATATACTCTACGGTCTCAAGCTGAGCTTTATATCAAGCTGTCAACAGAATAA
- a CDS encoding glycosyltransferase produces the protein MINVLHFYKTYYPYTYGGIEQVIYQLCEGAAHHGINSTVEYIAPNKDSGIEPFHHHNITCDHKFFEISSTPFSLSSIRKFKKLAESADIIHYHFPYPFADMLHFICKIKKPTVVSYHSDILKQKYLLKLYKPLMYHFLDSVTSIVATSPNYLATSETLQKFSYKTSVIPIGLDTCAHQVIDNDNKLKWQKILPERFLLFIGNLRYYKGLSTLLDAIENSPEINIVIIGAGPQERQLKEQVSRKNIENIYFLGALPDNDKNTLLELCLGIVFPSQLRTEAFGITLLEGAMHGKPLISCEIGTGTSFINLDRQTGIVVPPSDPAKLREAMKYLWMNPEKAQEMGQNAQKRFHELFTAEKMVNDYVNLYQKILHRDHV, from the coding sequence ATGATTAATGTTCTGCATTTTTATAAAACCTACTACCCCTATACTTATGGCGGAATTGAGCAAGTTATATATCAACTTTGTGAGGGTGCGGCCCATCATGGCATTAACTCAACAGTTGAGTATATCGCACCTAATAAAGACAGTGGCATAGAACCGTTTCATCACCATAACATCACCTGCGACCATAAATTTTTCGAAATATCCTCTACCCCTTTTTCCTTATCATCGATAAGAAAATTCAAAAAGCTGGCAGAATCCGCAGATATCATTCACTACCACTTTCCTTACCCTTTTGCTGATATGCTGCATTTTATTTGCAAAATTAAAAAGCCGACAGTCGTCAGCTATCACTCTGATATTCTAAAACAGAAGTATCTGCTGAAATTGTATAAACCACTGATGTACCATTTTTTAGATTCGGTAACATCGATTGTAGCAACGTCGCCAAACTATCTGGCCACAAGTGAGACGCTACAAAAATTCAGCTATAAAACCTCGGTGATTCCTATTGGGCTGGATACTTGTGCTCATCAGGTTATTGATAATGACAATAAGCTGAAATGGCAAAAAATCTTACCCGAACGTTTTCTGCTTTTCATCGGAAATTTAAGGTATTACAAAGGTCTGAGCACGCTATTAGATGCTATAGAAAATAGCCCGGAAATAAACATTGTTATTATTGGAGCCGGGCCTCAGGAAAGGCAGTTAAAAGAACAAGTATCAAGAAAAAATATTGAAAATATCTATTTTCTTGGCGCACTGCCTGACAACGATAAAAACACATTACTTGAGCTTTGCTTGGGTATTGTTTTCCCGTCTCAATTACGAACAGAGGCGTTTGGCATCACCCTGCTGGAAGGGGCAATGCATGGTAAACCGCTGATTTCCTGTGAAATCGGCACCGGCACATCTTTTATTAACCTTGACCGTCAAACCGGAATTGTCGTGCCGCCATCGGATCCGGCAAAACTGCGTGAAGCGATGAAATACCTGTGGATGAATCCGGAAAAAGCACAGGAAATGGGCCAGAACGCCCAAAAACGATTCCATGAGTTATTCACGGCTGAAAAAATGGTGAATGACTACGTCAACCTTTACCAAAAGATTCTGCACAGGGATCACGTATAG
- a CDS encoding D-2-hydroxyacid dehydrogenase, protein MTPILLLDSRADALRDVLHEAAPGLPLVIGSGEAAQAATCDIWVGEPDKAAQLLAQGVKPRWLQSTWAGYKPLLAEALPRDYRLSRAVGVFGQPIAEYVLAYLLQHELHLSQRLRSQQCGEWKKLLPGSLFGRRVLIVGAGEIGREVAAFLQPFGVEPYGVAYSPREMPMFARVEGLSSLVPAVASADYVINILPDTPATTDIYHAGVFAAMKPSALFINVGRGAAVVDTDLCAALYQGRIAGAVLDVFRQEPLPGDHPFWRTPNLTITAHVAGPLVPARLGKLFLDNLPRFRQGLALAGEVDFDKSY, encoded by the coding sequence ATGACACCCATTCTGCTGTTGGATTCCCGTGCGGATGCGCTACGGGACGTGCTGCATGAAGCGGCGCCGGGCTTACCGTTGGTGATAGGCTCAGGTGAGGCAGCTCAGGCCGCGACCTGTGATATCTGGGTGGGTGAGCCGGATAAGGCTGCCCAATTGCTGGCTCAGGGGGTGAAACCTCGCTGGTTGCAATCGACTTGGGCCGGCTATAAACCTTTACTGGCTGAGGCGTTGCCGCGTGATTATCGGCTGAGCCGGGCCGTCGGGGTGTTTGGTCAACCTATTGCTGAATACGTGCTGGCTTACCTGTTGCAGCATGAACTTCACTTGTCGCAACGGTTGCGGAGTCAGCAATGCGGCGAATGGAAAAAGTTATTGCCGGGGTCATTGTTCGGGCGTCGGGTGCTGATTGTCGGTGCGGGGGAGATTGGCCGGGAGGTGGCGGCTTTTTTGCAGCCTTTTGGCGTGGAGCCGTACGGCGTTGCTTATTCACCACGTGAGATGCCGATGTTTGCACGGGTAGAGGGGCTGTCGTCGCTTGTGCCGGCGGTGGCGTCAGCAGATTACGTCATCAACATTTTGCCGGATACGCCAGCCACAACCGATATCTATCATGCCGGCGTGTTTGCTGCGATGAAACCTTCGGCGTTGTTTATCAACGTTGGCCGTGGCGCTGCGGTGGTGGATACGGATTTGTGCGCCGCGTTGTACCAGGGGCGGATTGCCGGCGCGGTACTGGATGTGTTTCGACAGGAGCCTCTGCCGGGCGATCACCCATTCTGGCGCACGCCGAACCTCACTATCACCGCACATGTCGCTGGGCCGCTGGTGCCCGCCCGTTTGGGCAAATTGTTTCTGGACAACTTGCCGCGTTTCCGGCAAGGGCTGGCGTTAGCGGGAGAGGTGGATTTCGATAAAAGTTACTGA
- a CDS encoding amino acid ABC transporter permease — MFDFFTILHDNGLLLLMGQYPNGPLGGVLCTLLVSLLAVIFAFPVGVLLCLARLSPWRWLSWPATCWVYLLRGIPLMMVVFWTYFCVPLLIGHNISGLNTMLCTLVIYESTYIAEIVRGGIQALPSGQYEASRALGMGHIRALRLVILPQALYNALPSLVTQVVSIIKDSTLGYVINVPELTYAANQVSNQLLTKPFQVFAIVALSYYLINFSLTWLANRLEIRIAAKRRRAQSATGNLVPPLVLSKSPSQSQ, encoded by the coding sequence ATGTTCGATTTTTTCACGATTCTGCACGATAACGGCCTGCTGCTGCTGATGGGGCAATATCCCAACGGCCCGTTGGGCGGGGTGCTGTGTACCTTGCTGGTGTCCCTGCTGGCAGTGATCTTCGCCTTCCCGGTCGGCGTGCTGCTGTGCCTGGCGCGTCTCTCTCCGTGGCGCTGGCTGAGCTGGCCTGCCACCTGTTGGGTCTATCTGCTGCGTGGGATACCGCTGATGATGGTGGTGTTCTGGACCTATTTCTGCGTCCCGCTGCTTATCGGTCATAACATCAGCGGTCTCAATACCATGCTATGTACGCTGGTGATTTATGAGAGTACCTATATTGCTGAAATTGTGCGTGGTGGTATCCAGGCGCTGCCATCCGGCCAGTATGAAGCCTCCCGAGCCTTGGGAATGGGGCATATCAGGGCGTTGCGTCTGGTGATCCTGCCGCAAGCTCTGTACAACGCGCTGCCGAGCCTGGTCACGCAAGTAGTCTCGATTATCAAAGACAGTACGCTGGGTTACGTCATCAACGTTCCAGAATTAACCTATGCGGCTAACCAGGTCAGTAACCAGTTGTTGACTAAGCCTTTTCAGGTCTTTGCGATTGTTGCTCTGAGCTACTACCTCATCAATTTCAGCCTGACATGGCTGGCAAATCGGCTGGAAATCCGTATCGCCGCCAAACGGCGGCGTGCGCAATCTGCCACGGGAAACCTCGTCCCGCCGTTGGTTCTCAGCAAATCACCATCACAATCTCAATAA
- a CDS encoding amino acid ABC transporter permease, whose protein sequence is MALDFSSVMTDHFGQMIIDGTVVTLELALGAWLLAMFIALALVVVRLSNKRTAQLLVAAYVSYHRNVPTLIQLMMWYFAIPTVLPESLQMWINGFNAEFLFSLVALGVCQAAYFSEDIRSGLRAIPHGQNEAARALGMSYMRAMWLVSLPQGIRNALPSIINHSVLLFKNTSLAMVIGVAELTYVTRNIENQTFRTFEAYVVTTAGYLAFSLVLMGVGALLARRFQRVYAR, encoded by the coding sequence ATGGCACTCGATTTCAGCTCCGTGATGACTGACCATTTTGGTCAGATGATTATTGATGGCACGGTGGTCACTCTGGAACTGGCGCTGGGTGCCTGGCTGTTAGCCATGTTCATTGCGCTGGCGTTGGTGGTTGTCCGTCTGAGCAATAAGCGCACCGCGCAATTACTGGTGGCGGCCTATGTTTCCTATCATCGAAACGTACCGACATTAATCCAACTGATGATGTGGTATTTCGCAATACCCACAGTGTTGCCGGAATCGTTGCAGATGTGGATTAATGGATTTAATGCTGAATTTCTGTTCTCGCTGGTCGCGCTGGGAGTTTGTCAGGCGGCCTATTTCTCTGAGGATATTCGCAGCGGCCTGCGCGCGATTCCTCACGGTCAGAATGAAGCGGCTCGGGCGCTGGGGATGAGCTACATGCGGGCGATGTGGCTGGTGAGCTTGCCGCAGGGAATACGTAATGCGCTGCCGTCAATCATCAACCACAGCGTGCTGTTGTTTAAAAATACCAGTCTTGCCATGGTGATTGGTGTTGCTGAGCTGACTTACGTTACGCGCAATATTGAAAACCAGACCTTCCGTACCTTTGAAGCTTATGTGGTGACGACGGCCGGCTACCTTGCTTTCTCCTTGGTGCTGATGGGCGTCGGCGCACTGCTGGCGCGCCGTTTCCAGCGCGTGTACGCGAGGTAA
- a CDS encoding SDR family oxidoreductase — protein MPFSDYNVALVTGASAGMGEAIVERLCQEGIVVHAVARRREQLAALADRTGCIPHAVDVGDLEALTALCRDLAVDILVNNAGVSHPGSILQADEETVDTQVDVNLRAVLHLCRLLVPGMVERDCGHVINITSIAAIYNFNGNSIYHATKAGVHALSRQLRVDCYGKRVRVTEICPGRVATDIFGNVSGDHEDARRRFIDGFELPEAKDIADCVAFALSAPIAVNIGNIEITPTLQVPGGLSTMRPGERVS, from the coding sequence ATGCCATTTTCAGATTATAACGTGGCCCTGGTCACCGGCGCCTCGGCCGGTATGGGGGAAGCGATTGTTGAACGCCTTTGTCAGGAAGGGATTGTTGTCCACGCGGTCGCGCGACGTCGCGAGCAGTTGGCTGCGCTGGCTGACCGCACCGGCTGTATTCCTCACGCCGTTGATGTCGGCGACCTGGAAGCCCTGACCGCGCTGTGTCGTGATTTAGCGGTGGATATTCTGGTGAATAATGCCGGTGTCTCCCATCCAGGGTCGATTCTCCAGGCGGATGAAGAGACGGTGGATACCCAGGTAGACGTCAATTTGCGTGCGGTACTGCACCTGTGTCGTTTGTTGGTGCCGGGAATGGTAGAACGCGATTGCGGTCACGTGATTAACATCACCTCGATCGCCGCTATCTACAATTTCAACGGTAACTCGATTTATCACGCCACCAAAGCGGGTGTCCACGCGTTGTCGCGCCAGTTGCGTGTTGATTGTTACGGCAAACGGGTGCGCGTTACCGAGATCTGTCCGGGCAGGGTGGCGACTGATATCTTCGGCAACGTTTCTGGGGATCATGAGGACGCGCGCCGACGCTTTATTGACGGGTTTGAGCTGCCGGAAGCGAAGGACATTGCCGATTGCGTAGCCTTCGCGCTTTCTGCTCCGATCGCGGTCAATATCGGCAATATCGAAATCACGCCGACGCTGCAGGTGCCCGGTGGACTTTCCACCATGCGCCCCGGCGAGCGTGTGTCCTGA
- a CDS encoding acetyl-CoA carboxylase biotin carboxyl carrier protein, protein MEKELRVLKDVRQLALKMQHAGLQEIEWRGARWSVRLRFPNDAVAKTAVPPLAITVEREASLLPVCSPIPGRLLLSHPSHGDAFIQPGQRIKPHALLALVRVGPLYLPVRSPVDATVESIVAQADQQLEYGSEIALLLPLTPAVGKL, encoded by the coding sequence ATGGAAAAAGAACTGAGAGTCCTTAAGGATGTGCGCCAGTTGGCGCTGAAGATGCAACACGCCGGATTACAGGAGATTGAGTGGCGCGGCGCGCGCTGGTCGGTTCGCCTGCGTTTTCCCAACGATGCTGTGGCTAAGACGGCGGTTCCGCCTCTTGCGATAACGGTTGAGCGGGAAGCGTCATTACTTCCGGTTTGCTCGCCGATACCTGGCCGTCTGCTACTGAGTCATCCCAGCCACGGCGATGCTTTTATTCAGCCCGGTCAACGAATTAAACCGCACGCCCTGCTGGCGCTGGTGCGAGTGGGGCCACTCTATTTACCCGTGCGCAGCCCGGTTGATGCAACGGTGGAAAGCATCGTCGCGCAGGCAGATCAGCAGCTGGAGTACGGTAGTGAAATCGCGCTGCTGCTGCCGCTGACGCCAGCCGTCGGGAAATTATAA
- the nac gene encoding nitrogen assimilation transcriptional regulator NAC, with amino-acid sequence MNLRRLKYFIKIVDVGSLTQAADILHIAQPALSQQLATLEGEVNQQLLIRTKRGVTPTDAGKILYTHAQAILRQCDQAQSAIDGAGKALTGQVSVGLAPGTAAQQLAIPLLTEVQRLHPGIVLYFNENFGTTLSELIMNGRMDMAVIYDNRDIHGLRFIPLMKEELYFLCPHALLEPKHEIPLAEVVRYDLFLPRIYNIMRKAADDAFTHVGLSYRVKCEIESQTTLNAALAAGLGCTIMPESAARAMLKPANAWMAKIVAPEVLTSLSFCMSDHLPLSQPAEAVKSILLSLMARRTADNRPLTLVR; translated from the coding sequence ATGAACCTTCGCCGTCTGAAATATTTCATTAAAATTGTTGATGTCGGTAGCCTGACTCAAGCTGCTGATATTCTGCATATTGCGCAGCCTGCGCTCAGCCAGCAGCTTGCTACCCTGGAGGGCGAGGTCAATCAGCAATTGTTGATCCGTACCAAACGCGGCGTGACGCCAACCGATGCCGGTAAAATTCTGTATACCCACGCTCAGGCGATTCTGCGTCAATGCGATCAGGCTCAAAGTGCGATCGATGGGGCGGGAAAAGCGCTGACGGGTCAGGTATCCGTCGGGCTGGCGCCGGGAACCGCAGCACAGCAGTTGGCGATCCCTCTGCTGACGGAAGTCCAGCGCCTGCATCCGGGCATCGTGCTTTATTTCAATGAGAATTTCGGCACGACCCTGAGCGAATTAATTATGAATGGCCGGATGGATATGGCGGTCATTTACGATAATCGTGATATTCATGGTTTGCGCTTTATCCCGTTGATGAAAGAAGAACTTTATTTTCTCTGTCCGCACGCGCTGCTTGAACCAAAACATGAGATCCCGCTCGCTGAGGTCGTCCGCTATGACCTGTTTTTACCGCGGATCTATAACATTATGCGCAAAGCAGCAGATGACGCCTTTACCCATGTTGGTTTGAGCTATCGGGTGAAGTGTGAAATTGAGTCGCAGACCACACTCAACGCGGCGCTGGCGGCGGGGTTGGGTTGTACTATCATGCCGGAGTCGGCCGCCCGCGCTATGCTCAAGCCCGCCAATGCCTGGATGGCGAAAATCGTCGCTCCCGAGGTGTTAACCTCGCTTTCCTTCTGCATGTCCGATCATTTGCCGTTATCTCAGCCGGCGGAAGCGGTGAAATCGATACTGCTGTCATTGATGGCGCGGCGCACGGCGGATAATCGTCCATTGACGCTGGTTAGATGA
- a CDS encoding pyridoxal phosphate-dependent aminotransferase, with the protein MPEIADRLKNVTVSASVAMTQKARDLAAQGIDVVGLSTGEPDFPTPDHVIDAALAAARAGDTRYPPTDGTPALRAAIQRKFRRDNELHYDIGQILTAGGARQIIFNAMMATINAGDEVVIPMPSWISYADIVTFAGGTPVPVKCHEENGFKPLPEDVDAVITPKTKWLLLNYPSNPTGSVATQPELQALGKMLLRHPQVWIMTDDIYEHLLYDGVKFWTLAQVEPRLYERVLTVNGVSKAYSMTGWRLGFCGGPLALIKAMSNVNTQNSGGVSTLAQAGSVAALDGPQDLLAERAEIYRQRRDYVLERLASVPGLHCHKPQGAFYLFVNIADFIGKTSAGGRYIANDTDFVMALIEEQHVVTVQGAAYGMSPYFRLSYATSMERLQTGCDRIAVFCTGCR; encoded by the coding sequence ATGCCTGAAATAGCCGATCGTCTTAAAAATGTTACCGTATCCGCTTCCGTCGCCATGACTCAGAAAGCGCGCGATCTCGCCGCGCAAGGTATCGATGTCGTCGGGCTCTCTACCGGCGAACCGGACTTCCCGACCCCAGACCATGTTATCGATGCGGCTCTGGCTGCCGCTCGTGCAGGTGATACCCGCTACCCGCCAACGGATGGTACTCCTGCCTTGCGCGCCGCCATTCAGCGGAAGTTCCGCCGCGACAACGAACTGCATTACGATATTGGCCAGATTCTGACCGCTGGCGGCGCCAGACAAATCATCTTCAACGCCATGATGGCCACGATTAACGCCGGCGATGAAGTGGTGATCCCGATGCCATCGTGGATTAGCTACGCCGATATCGTCACATTCGCCGGCGGCACGCCGGTTCCAGTCAAATGCCATGAAGAGAACGGTTTCAAACCATTGCCGGAAGATGTAGACGCCGTCATCACGCCGAAAACCAAGTGGTTACTGCTGAATTACCCCAGCAACCCCACCGGATCCGTCGCGACACAGCCTGAATTGCAGGCGTTGGGCAAAATGCTGCTACGTCATCCGCAAGTATGGATCATGACCGATGATATTTATGAGCACCTGCTGTACGACGGCGTGAAATTCTGGACATTGGCGCAAGTAGAGCCACGGCTATACGAGCGTGTATTGACGGTGAACGGCGTTTCCAAAGCGTATTCAATGACTGGCTGGCGTCTGGGCTTTTGCGGCGGTCCACTCGCGCTGATCAAGGCTATGAGCAACGTGAATACCCAGAATAGCGGCGGCGTGTCCACGCTGGCCCAGGCAGGCTCAGTCGCCGCGCTTGACGGCCCGCAGGATTTGCTGGCTGAACGGGCGGAGATTTACCGCCAGCGTCGCGATTATGTGCTGGAACGTCTCGCTTCGGTACCAGGTCTGCATTGCCATAAACCCCAGGGAGCATTTTATCTGTTCGTTAATATCGCTGATTTTATTGGTAAAACAAGCGCTGGCGGGCGGTACATTGCCAACGATACCGATTTCGTCATGGCGCTAATCGAAGAACAACACGTCGTTACGGTGCAAGGCGCCGCCTATGGAATGAGCCCTTATTTCCGCCTTTCTTACGCTACCAGCATGGAGCGCCTGCAAACTGGCTGCGATCGTATCGCCGTCTTCTGTACGGGCTGCCGTTAA
- a CDS encoding 5-oxoprolinase subunit PxpA has protein sequence MKIDLNSDMGEGFGVYQLCDDAALMNSVSSANIACGFHAGDPAIMTRMVRLAKARGVGIGAHPGLPDRQNFGRKELPFSAEEICQQVAYQLGALTAIARAQGTRVAHVSFHAAMGNMINRDESLAWQVMQTIARIDPTLIIFSQPDTIIERAANAAELPSLTLFLADRAYDDRGQLVPRGIAGSLIKEAAAVCARVRQFLEHGTVTTFNGNTLLVRARSILVHSDTPGSVALAALVRSEIEACGGIVAPAAEVLAQ, from the coding sequence ATGAAAATTGATTTGAATTCCGATATGGGAGAGGGCTTTGGCGTCTACCAGTTATGCGACGATGCGGCGCTTATGAATAGTGTTTCCTCCGCCAACATCGCCTGCGGTTTTCACGCAGGCGATCCGGCGATTATGACCCGGATGGTGCGTCTGGCGAAGGCTCGCGGCGTGGGTATCGGCGCGCATCCTGGATTACCGGATCGCCAGAATTTTGGTCGCAAAGAACTGCCGTTCTCCGCGGAGGAAATTTGTCAGCAGGTGGCCTATCAACTCGGGGCGCTGACAGCTATTGCCCGTGCGCAAGGAACCCGTGTCGCGCATGTTAGCTTTCATGCCGCGATGGGAAATATGATTAATCGCGACGAGTCGCTGGCGTGGCAGGTGATGCAGACGATCGCGCGTATCGATCCGACGCTGATTATTTTCTCTCAACCGGACACCATTATTGAGCGTGCCGCCAACGCGGCCGAACTGCCAAGCCTGACTCTATTCCTGGCTGATCGGGCTTATGATGATCGGGGGCAACTGGTTCCTCGCGGTATTGCCGGATCGCTGATAAAAGAAGCCGCGGCGGTGTGCGCCCGGGTACGCCAGTTCCTTGAGCACGGAACGGTTACCACCTTTAACGGCAACACGCTGCTGGTGCGCGCCCGTTCGATTCTGGTGCATAGTGATACGCCGGGCTCGGTAGCGCTGGCAGCGTTGGTGCGTAGCGAAATTGAAGCCTGTGGCGGAATAGTCGCCCCAGCGGCAGAAGTCCTGGCGCAATAA
- a CDS encoding 5-oxoprolinase subunit C family protein: protein MIEIEQSAALNTVQDLGRPAWRHLGVSVSGGMDPLALRAGNILLGNDENAAAIEVQMFPFRVRFQVDTCIAVTGADCRARLDGVDLPAWWGCQVHKGQVLELRFPRSGARGYLCVAGGIDVPQVLGSRSTALRGSFGGINGRPLRRGDILSCAPSHGLPLPPSGIGIEPPETALQVFFPRNEQGYAQIRAIPSGEYALFAADAPRFWRQSWKISMQSNRTGYRLSGEPILAAETVEMRSYGLIPGIVQVPPVGEPIIQLSDANTAGGYPKIACVIEEDLWRLGQLQAGQFIQLVPCDARTAITVKQAIENWLQRLRTSVVSLKNVVGL, encoded by the coding sequence GTGATTGAGATTGAGCAAAGCGCTGCGCTAAATACGGTGCAGGATTTGGGACGCCCGGCATGGCGCCATCTTGGCGTTTCGGTTAGCGGGGGGATGGACCCGCTGGCGCTCCGTGCGGGCAATATTCTGTTGGGAAATGACGAAAACGCGGCGGCGATTGAAGTGCAGATGTTTCCCTTCCGCGTCCGTTTTCAGGTGGATACCTGCATTGCCGTGACCGGCGCGGATTGTCGCGCCAGGCTGGACGGCGTTGATTTGCCCGCCTGGTGGGGATGTCAGGTACATAAAGGACAAGTACTGGAACTGCGTTTTCCACGTAGCGGCGCGCGCGGCTATCTGTGTGTTGCCGGCGGTATCGATGTACCACAGGTACTGGGGTCACGCAGTACCGCGCTACGCGGTAGCTTCGGGGGAATCAATGGTCGCCCGTTGCGGCGTGGTGATATTTTGTCGTGCGCACCGAGTCATGGCCTGCCGCTGCCGCCGTCGGGTATCGGTATCGAGCCGCCGGAAACGGCATTGCAAGTCTTTTTCCCGCGCAATGAACAAGGATATGCACAGATTCGCGCTATTCCCTCTGGCGAATATGCGCTTTTCGCCGCCGATGCGCCGCGCTTCTGGCGTCAGTCGTGGAAAATTTCTATGCAGAGTAACCGCACTGGCTATCGGCTTTCTGGCGAGCCCATTCTAGCGGCAGAAACGGTCGAAATGCGTTCTTACGGGTTGATCCCAGGTATTGTGCAGGTACCGCCGGTCGGTGAGCCGATTATTCAACTGAGCGATGCCAATACCGCGGGGGGATACCCCAAAATCGCCTGCGTGATTGAAGAGGATCTCTGGCGACTCGGCCAGTTGCAGGCGGGGCAGTTTATTCAACTGGTACCGTGCGATGCACGAACGGCGATTACGGTAAAGCAGGCGATCGAGAACTGGCTACAGCGTTTGCGCACCAGCGTCGTTTCGCTGAAAAACGTCGTCGGTTTATAA
- the pxpB gene encoding 5-oxoprolinase subunit PxpB, translating to MTLISNSLLPARSGESLARISTMGSRAWLVEAPGEFGLPAQRRIWSLVQHLQHWPEVESLIPGVTNLLVLLRATPEEPALVERRLHECWRAAQAVSLQGKQIDIPVCYGGEHATDLEAVCRHTGFSAQEVIRRHYQGHYTVFALGSAPGFGYLHGLDPRLATPRKKAPSLNMLKGTVTIGGQQTGVSALTGPNGWNAIGYAEFEVFNPDAVVPALMAPGDVIRFLPERVEL from the coding sequence ATGACGCTGATATCGAACTCACTGTTACCCGCGCGTAGCGGTGAGTCACTCGCTCGTATTTCTACTATGGGCAGCCGCGCCTGGCTGGTTGAGGCGCCTGGCGAGTTTGGTCTGCCTGCGCAACGTCGCATCTGGTCGTTGGTACAACACTTGCAACATTGGCCGGAAGTCGAGTCATTAATCCCCGGCGTGACCAATCTGCTGGTGCTGTTGCGCGCCACGCCGGAGGAGCCGGCGCTGGTTGAACGCCGCTTGCACGAGTGTTGGCGGGCGGCGCAGGCGGTTTCATTGCAGGGAAAGCAGATTGATATTCCGGTGTGCTACGGCGGGGAGCACGCCACCGACCTGGAGGCGGTATGCCGACACACCGGGTTTTCCGCACAGGAGGTTATTCGCCGCCACTATCAGGGGCATTACACCGTATTCGCCCTCGGCAGCGCACCAGGATTCGGCTATCTGCACGGTCTGGACCCGCGACTGGCGACGCCGCGTAAAAAGGCGCCATCGCTGAATATGCTGAAAGGCACCGTCACCATTGGAGGACAGCAGACCGGCGTCTCCGCCCTCACCGGGCCGAACGGCTGGAATGCGATTGGCTACGCTGAGTTTGAGGTATTCAATCCCGATGCCGTCGTCCCTGCGCTGATGGCGCCAGGCGATGTGATTCGTTTTCTGCCCGAGAGAGTTGAATTGTGA